From a single Clupea harengus chromosome 24, Ch_v2.0.2, whole genome shotgun sequence genomic region:
- the LOC105890560 gene encoding TOG array regulator of axonemal microtubules protein 1-like — MFDDMFPSPSLQSQHQLLHLHPHLLPVPPPDRNPMMPCSTLVRRVKKAFMASVASGQQEVLPPIFTNQATGVGQKEAEKIKASRTPLERQTLPLLRTPPFPTAPAVPTPPQTINCGQFRSRLPRLKKTASLSIAAAVEGSKGAEGGEDESEREEAGEAEPKAKELPELAKLPPLPCPEQALLQAFRLLSVDDWEKKIEGLTSIRSLSQHHAELLLPRLHDLCLAVTEEVKNLRSMVSRTAIVTLAHLYAHLGRGMDAEVEGTTRALLQKAGEASGFIRDDVELALGYMVVNVTPSRSMNALINTGVRHRNTAARKSTAQHLGRLAEVMGSSHLLSGKNKLTERFIHAISCLAVDCALEVRTHAHNTLAFLASHPNLIKMVERFVPQRDHITIKDIINKGQCRNLN; from the exons ATGTTTGATGACATGttcccttctccatctctgcagTCTCAGCATCAGCTGCTTCATCTCCATCCTCATCTTCTGCCCGTGCCCCCACCAGACCGCAATCCCATGATGCCTTGCAGCACACTTGTGCGCCGCGTGAAGAAGGCCTTCATGGCCAGTGTGGCATCTGGCCAGCAGGAGGTGCTGCCCCCCATTTTCACCAACCAAGCAACTGGCGTTGGTcagaaggaggcagagaagatCAAGGCCAGCAGGACCCCGTTGGAGCGGCAAACTCTGCCCTTGCTCAGGACCCCGCCGTTTCCCACCGCCCCCGCTGTCCCCACTCCCCCACAGACAATCAATTGCGGACAGTTCCGCAGTAGACTGCCCCGCCTCAAGAAGACAGCATCACTCAGTATAGCTGCTGCTGTGGAAG GGAGCAAGGGAGCTGAAGGAGGTGAAGATGAAAGTGAGAGGGAAGAGGCAGGCGAGGCAGAGCCAAAGGCCAAGGAGCTCCCAGAGCTGGCCAAACTAccccccctgccctgcccagaGCAGGCCCTCCTGCAGGCCTTCAGGTTGCTCAGCGTCGATGACTG GGAGAAGAAGATCGAGGGCCTGACCTCCATCAGGTCTCTGTCTCAGCACCAtgctgagctgctgctgcccaGACTGCATGACCTGTGTCTGGCTGTCACTGAAGAG GTAAAGAACCTGCGCTCCATGGTGTCCCGCACTGCCATAGTGACCCTGGCCCACCTGTACGCTCATCTGGGGCGGGGCATGGATGCGGAGGTAGAGGGCACCACCCGGGCGCTGCTGCAGAAGGCAGGAGAGGCCAGCGGCTTCATCAGGGATGATGTGGAGCTGGCGCTGGGGTACATGGTGGTCAATGTAACACCCTCACGCAGCATGAACGCTCTCATCAACACAGGAGTCAG GCACCGTAATACAGCCGCGAGGAAGAGCACTGCTCAGCACCTGGGGAGACTGGCAGAGGTCATGGGGTCGTCCCATCTCCTGTCTGGCAAAAACAAACTAACTGAACGCTTCATCCATGCCATCAGCTGCCTGGCCGTTGATTGTGCACTGGAAGTCAG GACCCATGCCCATAATACTCTGGCCTTTCTGGCCTCCCACCCCAACCTCATCAAGATGGTGGAGAGGTTTGTCCCACAGAGAGACCACATCACCATCAAGGACATTATTAACAAAGGCCAGTGCAG aaaTTTGAATTGA